One Natrinema longum genomic window carries:
- a CDS encoding beta-CASP ribonuclease aCPSF1 — protein sequence MSTVEQQLDDLKAQITSELPSDISVSSVKYEGPELVVYTRDPKKFAQQGDLIRQLASKLRKRITVRPDPSVLSRPEQAREEIMDVIPDDAGVTDLDFHADTGEVVIEAEKPGMVIGRHGSTLRDITKNVGWTPEVVRTPPIESSTVSNVRSFLKQERDERRDILEKVGRQIHREEMSDDEYVRITTLGCCREVGRASFILSTPETRILIDCGDKPGAEGEVPYLHAPEALGAGPQTIDAVVLTHAHLDHSALIPLLFKYGYDGPIYCTEPTRDMMGLLTLDYLDVAAKEGRAPPYESEQVREAIKHTIPLEYGDVTDIAPDIKLTFHNAGHILGSAVSHFHIGDGLYNVAFSGDIHYEDTRLFNGAVNDFPRVETLVLESTYGGRNDYQTDQEDSEEKLKEVINETYDKGGKVVIPAFAVGRSQEIMLVLEEAMRSGDIPSMPVHLDGMIWEATAIHTTYPEYLRDDLRDRIFHEDENPFLAEEFNHIDAGEEERQDVADGEPCIILSTSGMVTGGPIMSWLGHIGPDPDSTLVFVGYQAQGTLGRRIQNGWDEIPTSEVGAMGSGDGRGTLSLNMDVETVDGFSGHADRAGLENFVKTMNPRPEKVLCVHGDERSTQDLSSALYHDYDMRTFAPKNLETFRFL from the coding sequence ATGAGCACTGTAGAGCAGCAACTCGACGATCTCAAAGCACAGATCACGAGCGAGTTACCGAGCGATATCTCGGTCTCCTCGGTGAAGTACGAAGGCCCCGAACTGGTGGTCTATACGCGCGACCCGAAGAAGTTCGCCCAGCAGGGCGACCTCATTCGGCAACTCGCGAGCAAACTTCGCAAGCGGATCACCGTCCGGCCCGACCCCAGCGTTCTCTCGCGACCCGAACAGGCCCGCGAGGAGATCATGGACGTTATTCCGGACGATGCAGGCGTCACCGACCTCGACTTCCACGCCGACACCGGCGAAGTCGTCATCGAGGCCGAAAAGCCCGGCATGGTCATCGGCCGGCACGGATCGACGCTCCGAGACATCACCAAAAACGTCGGCTGGACGCCCGAAGTCGTCCGTACGCCGCCGATCGAGTCCTCGACCGTCTCGAACGTCCGGAGCTTCCTCAAACAGGAACGCGACGAGCGCCGAGACATCTTGGAGAAGGTCGGCCGACAGATCCACCGCGAGGAGATGTCCGACGACGAGTACGTCCGCATCACCACGCTGGGCTGCTGTCGCGAGGTCGGCCGCGCGTCCTTTATCCTCTCGACGCCCGAGACGCGGATCCTCATCGACTGTGGTGACAAACCCGGCGCGGAGGGGGAAGTACCGTACCTTCACGCCCCCGAAGCGCTCGGCGCGGGACCACAGACCATCGACGCCGTCGTCCTGACCCACGCCCACCTCGACCACTCCGCGCTGATCCCGCTGTTGTTCAAATACGGCTACGACGGCCCGATCTACTGTACCGAACCCACGCGCGACATGATGGGGCTGTTGACCCTCGACTATCTCGACGTCGCGGCCAAGGAAGGTCGAGCCCCGCCCTACGAGAGCGAGCAGGTCCGCGAAGCGATCAAACACACCATTCCGCTCGAGTACGGCGACGTGACCGACATCGCGCCGGACATCAAACTCACCTTCCACAACGCCGGCCACATCCTCGGCTCGGCCGTCTCGCACTTCCACATCGGTGACGGCCTCTACAACGTCGCCTTTTCGGGCGACATCCACTACGAGGACACCCGCCTGTTCAACGGCGCGGTCAACGACTTCCCGCGGGTCGAGACGCTCGTCCTCGAGTCGACCTACGGCGGTCGCAACGACTACCAGACCGACCAGGAGGACTCCGAGGAGAAACTCAAGGAGGTCATCAACGAGACCTACGACAAGGGCGGCAAGGTCGTCATTCCGGCGTTCGCCGTCGGTCGATCCCAGGAGATCATGCTCGTCCTCGAGGAGGCGATGCGCAGCGGCGACATCCCCTCGATGCCGGTTCACCTGGACGGGATGATCTGGGAGGCGACGGCGATCCACACCACCTATCCAGAGTACCTCCGAGACGACCTTCGGGACCGCATCTTCCACGAGGACGAGAACCCCTTCCTCGCCGAGGAGTTCAACCACATCGACGCCGGCGAGGAGGAGCGACAGGACGTCGCCGACGGCGAACCCTGTATCATCCTCTCGACCTCGGGGATGGTCACCGGCGGCCCGATCATGTCCTGGCTCGGCCACATCGGTCCCGACCCGGACTCGACGCTCGTCTTCGTCGGCTACCAGGCTCAGGGTACCCTCGGGCGACGCATCCAGAACGGCTGGGACGAAATCCCCACCAGCGAAGTCGGTGCCATGGGGAGCGGCGACGGCCGCGGCACCCTCTCGCTGAACATGGACGTCGAAACGGTCGACGGGTTCTCCGGCCACGCCGACCGCGCCGGCCTCGAGAACTTCGTCAAGACGATGAACCCACGCCCCGAGAAGGTACTCTGTGTCCACGGCGACGAGCGCTCCACGCAGGACCTCTCCTCGGCGCTCTACCACGACTACGATATGCGAACCTTCGCGCCGAAGAACCTGGAAACGTTCCGCTTCCTCTGA
- the nucS gene encoding endonuclease NucS, producing the protein MTDSGHDQRTETLQGPTPSAARDVIADGIDRDAIVTVYGRCTVDYDGRASSRLEAGDRHVMLKPDGAALVHTDEGQQPVNWQPPGCEHEVFCADGALVLESVRSTPDERLCVRFRDILQVSAFSGSDENDLALVGTEEDLRQRILEDPALLEAEFTPLATERDTPAGAVDIYGEDAAGRAVVVELKRRRVGPDAVGQLRRYVDALERDLHADAAVRGILVAPSVTDRASRLLTEHGLEFVSLEPPDE; encoded by the coding sequence GTGACGGATTCAGGGCACGACCAGCGAACGGAAACCCTCCAGGGACCGACGCCGTCGGCGGCACGCGACGTGATCGCGGACGGGATCGACCGCGACGCGATCGTGACCGTCTACGGGCGTTGTACGGTCGATTACGACGGTCGAGCCTCGAGCCGGCTCGAGGCGGGCGATCGCCACGTCATGCTCAAACCCGACGGGGCGGCGCTCGTTCACACGGACGAGGGCCAACAGCCGGTCAACTGGCAGCCGCCGGGGTGTGAACACGAGGTTTTCTGTGCGGACGGCGCGCTCGTCCTCGAGAGCGTGCGGTCGACGCCGGACGAGCGACTGTGTGTCCGGTTCCGGGACATCCTGCAGGTGTCGGCGTTCTCGGGGTCGGACGAGAACGACCTCGCCCTCGTCGGGACCGAAGAGGACCTCCGACAGCGGATCCTCGAGGACCCCGCCCTGCTCGAGGCCGAGTTCACCCCGCTGGCGACCGAGCGCGACACGCCCGCGGGTGCGGTCGACATCTACGGCGAGGACGCGGCCGGTCGAGCGGTCGTCGTCGAACTGAAGCGCCGACGGGTCGGTCCCGACGCGGTGGGCCAGCTCCGACGCTACGTCGACGCCCTCGAGCGCGACCTCCACGCCGACGCCGCCGTTCGGGGCATCCTGGTCGCGCCGTCGGTGACCGACCGCGCGAGTCGATTGCTGACCGAACACGGCCTCGAGTTCGTCTCGCTCGAACCCCCCGACGAGTGA
- a CDS encoding YbhB/YbcL family Raf kinase inhibitor-like protein, with the protein MGDLTLESQAFDDGQRIPEEYGYTETNVNPPLEIRGVPDDAATLALIVDDPDAIEPAGNVWDHWIVWNVPPETGTIPEDWDAADAIEGTNDYGDRGYGGPNPPDREHTYRFRLFALEMSIDLGPDAAAADLESAIEGHVLEQARLEGTYPA; encoded by the coding sequence ATGGGAGACCTCACACTCGAGAGTCAGGCCTTCGACGACGGCCAACGGATCCCCGAGGAGTATGGCTACACGGAGACGAACGTCAACCCGCCCCTCGAGATCCGCGGCGTCCCCGACGACGCGGCGACCCTCGCGTTGATCGTGGACGATCCGGACGCGATAGAGCCCGCCGGCAACGTGTGGGACCACTGGATCGTCTGGAACGTTCCGCCGGAGACCGGGACGATTCCGGAGGACTGGGACGCCGCGGACGCAATCGAGGGAACGAACGATTACGGCGACCGCGGCTACGGCGGCCCGAACCCGCCGGACCGGGAGCACACGTACCGGTTCAGACTCTTCGCCCTCGAGATGTCGATCGACCTCGGACCCGATGCGGCCGCCGCCGATCTCGAGTCGGCGATCGAGGGGCACGTGCTCGAGCAGGCGCGGCTCGAGGGCACGTATCCTGCCTGA
- the mutS gene encoding DNA mismatch repair protein MutS, which yields MDPALGPPEAMAAKRDELTPMMAQYHDLCARYDEAIVLFQVGDFYETFCGAAERTARLLEIALTSREDSTGEYPMAGIPIDNAESYIEELLEAGYRVAVADQVEEPGESAGVVERAVTRVITPGTLTEDELLASDDNNFVAAIARERAARTGDDELALALLDVSTGDFLATSSTARESIADEVSRFAPAEAVVGPDAPADLVPENCMVTPYDEAAFDRDSAGAKLSTYFRNPDALLASDAEIRACGALLSYAEYVRGGTHEGESGETSDDDTDEAPNSEGGARLEYLTHLTRYDPREYLLLDAVALRSLELFEPRAVHGREDATLVGVLDETASALGGRKLRDWLRRPLLEPDRIEARLDAVAELTSAVRTRERLHERLRDVYDLERLIGRISRERANARDLRSLRDTLAVVPDVREELADAECDRLRELSADLDPLTAVRELIDDAIVADPPIEITEGGVIAEGYDGDLDELRATARDGKQWIDDLEARERDRTGIDSLKVGYNSVHGYYIEVTNPNLDAVPEDYQRRQTLKNSERFVTPELKEREDRIVGAEERADEREYELFRDVRREIAAEVERVQGLAEALATLDALVSLASAAAQYDYCRPEILERDGSQTLEIEGGRHPVVERTQESFVPNDARFTDDRRLAVITGPNMSGKSTYMRQVAQIVLLAQVGSFVPARAARITPVDRIFTRVGASDDIAGGRSTFMVEMDELATILREADEHSLVLLDEVGRGTSTADGMAIAQAITEHLHDEVGATTLFATHHHPLTELTEDLAAAFTLHFEVDQTDGEVVFHHEIAPGAATGSYGVEVATAAGVPDPVVDRSRELVADAAEEDLETDDTSAADSSGDPVPEPTESAPEAATADGGDVPTDVAAELRALDLAHLTPVEALTELDRLKQLLEE from the coding sequence ATGGATCCGGCGCTTGGCCCGCCCGAGGCGATGGCCGCAAAGCGCGACGAGCTGACGCCCATGATGGCGCAGTACCACGATCTCTGTGCGCGCTACGACGAGGCGATCGTCCTCTTTCAGGTGGGCGACTTCTACGAGACGTTCTGTGGCGCGGCCGAACGGACCGCGCGCCTGCTCGAGATCGCCCTGACGAGCCGCGAGGACAGTACTGGCGAGTATCCGATGGCCGGCATCCCCATCGACAACGCCGAATCGTACATCGAAGAGCTACTCGAGGCGGGCTACCGGGTTGCAGTGGCCGATCAGGTCGAAGAGCCCGGCGAGAGCGCGGGCGTCGTCGAACGGGCAGTGACGCGCGTGATTACGCCCGGAACGCTCACCGAAGACGAACTCCTCGCGAGCGACGACAACAACTTCGTGGCGGCAATCGCTCGCGAGCGAGCGGCCCGAACGGGGGACGACGAACTGGCACTCGCTTTGCTCGATGTCTCCACGGGCGATTTCCTCGCGACGAGTTCCACCGCCAGGGAATCGATCGCCGACGAGGTGAGCCGCTTTGCACCCGCCGAGGCCGTCGTCGGACCGGACGCGCCCGCCGACCTCGTCCCCGAGAACTGTATGGTCACGCCGTACGACGAGGCAGCGTTCGACCGTGACAGCGCCGGGGCGAAGCTTTCGACGTACTTCCGCAACCCCGACGCCTTGCTCGCGAGCGACGCCGAAATCCGTGCCTGTGGCGCGTTGCTTTCCTACGCCGAGTACGTCCGCGGCGGGACACACGAGGGTGAAAGCGGCGAGACGAGCGACGACGATACGGACGAGGCCCCGAATTCCGAGGGGGGTGCCCGCCTCGAGTACCTCACCCACCTCACGCGGTACGATCCCCGCGAGTACCTCCTGTTGGACGCCGTGGCGCTGCGCAGCCTCGAGCTGTTCGAACCGCGCGCCGTCCACGGGCGCGAGGACGCGACACTCGTCGGCGTCCTCGACGAAACCGCAAGCGCACTCGGCGGCAGAAAACTTCGGGACTGGCTCCGGCGGCCGCTGCTCGAACCCGACCGCATCGAGGCGCGACTCGACGCCGTCGCGGAACTCACGAGCGCGGTCCGGACGCGCGAGCGACTGCACGAGCGTCTGCGGGACGTCTACGACCTCGAGCGGTTGATCGGGCGGATCTCCCGCGAGCGAGCGAACGCCCGGGACCTGCGGTCGCTCCGTGACACGCTCGCGGTAGTCCCCGACGTTCGCGAGGAACTCGCCGATGCGGAGTGTGATCGGCTCCGGGAACTGTCCGCCGATCTCGATCCGCTGACGGCGGTCCGCGAACTGATCGACGACGCGATCGTCGCCGATCCGCCGATCGAGATCACCGAGGGCGGGGTCATCGCTGAGGGGTACGACGGGGACCTCGACGAGTTGCGTGCGACCGCCAGAGACGGCAAGCAGTGGATCGACGATCTCGAAGCCCGCGAGCGCGACCGGACCGGGATCGACTCGCTGAAGGTCGGCTACAACTCGGTCCACGGCTACTACATCGAGGTGACGAACCCGAACCTCGATGCCGTTCCCGAGGACTACCAGCGCAGGCAGACGCTGAAGAACTCGGAGCGATTCGTCACGCCGGAGCTCAAAGAGCGCGAGGATCGGATCGTCGGTGCGGAAGAACGCGCGGACGAACGGGAGTACGAACTGTTCCGTGACGTTCGCCGCGAGATCGCGGCGGAGGTCGAACGCGTGCAAGGGCTCGCCGAGGCGCTCGCGACGCTCGATGCCCTCGTCTCGCTGGCGTCGGCCGCCGCCCAGTACGACTACTGTCGGCCCGAGATCCTCGAGCGCGACGGGAGTCAGACCCTCGAGATCGAGGGCGGTCGCCACCCCGTCGTCGAACGGACACAGGAGTCGTTCGTCCCCAACGACGCTCGCTTCACCGACGATCGGCGGCTGGCGGTGATCACGGGGCCGAACATGTCGGGGAAATCGACGTACATGCGGCAGGTGGCCCAGATCGTCCTGCTGGCACAGGTCGGGAGTTTCGTCCCGGCACGCGCCGCCCGGATCACGCCGGTCGATCGGATCTTCACCCGCGTGGGAGCCAGCGACGACATCGCGGGCGGGCGCTCGACGTTCATGGTCGAGATGGACGAACTCGCGACCATCCTGCGGGAGGCCGACGAGCACTCCCTGGTTCTGCTAGACGAAGTGGGTCGGGGTACCTCGACGGCCGACGGGATGGCCATCGCGCAGGCGATCACCGAACACCTCCACGACGAGGTCGGCGCGACGACGCTGTTTGCGACCCACCACCACCCGTTGACCGAACTCACCGAGGACCTCGCGGCCGCGTTCACGCTGCACTTCGAGGTCGATCAGACCGACGGCGAGGTCGTCTTCCACCACGAGATCGCGCCCGGCGCGGCGACGGGCTCCTACGGCGTCGAGGTCGCGACCGCGGCCGGCGTTCCCGACCCCGTCGTCGACCGGTCGCGAGAACTGGTCGCTGACGCGGCGGAGGAGGACCTCGAGACGGACGACACCAGCGCTGCCGACTCGAGTGGCGACCCCGTTCCAGAGCCGACGGAGAGCGCTCCGGAAGCCGCGACCGCGGACGGTGGGGACGTGCCGACGGACGTCGCCGCCGAACTCAGAGCACTCGACCTCGCCCACCTCACCCCGGTCGAGGCGCTGACGGAACTCGATCGGCTGAAGCAGCTACTCGAGGAGTGA
- a CDS encoding DUF5802 family protein, with translation MFEVFSQGYYLGRLYVTPTDGDRALMDQTQHERINEAVYASGTGLERLDAPLVMKLESRHFPVHGSTTVPTNTLALPESMLEGTEIRNPPSLREVFLARRERARQLLEFTGNWQERGHTRPSDDRGNVGT, from the coding sequence ATGTTCGAGGTGTTCTCACAGGGCTACTATCTCGGACGGCTCTACGTGACCCCGACCGACGGGGATCGCGCACTCATGGATCAGACCCAACACGAGCGGATCAACGAGGCGGTGTACGCGAGTGGGACGGGCCTCGAGCGACTCGACGCCCCGCTGGTGATGAAACTCGAATCCCGGCACTTCCCGGTTCACGGGTCGACGACCGTCCCGACGAACACGCTCGCGCTTCCGGAATCGATGCTCGAGGGAACCGAAATCAGGAACCCGCCCTCGCTTCGAGAGGTGTTCCTCGCCCGTCGAGAACGTGCCAGGCAGTTGCTCGAGTTTACCGGAAACTGGCAGGAGCGGGGCCACACCCGCCCGTCAGACGACCGAGGAAACGTCGGAACGTAG
- a CDS encoding Vms1/Ankzf1 family peptidyl-tRNA hydrolase, whose product MLDELLGRASLKERIDELEDENERLRKRYEAESERRADAATARQDAEERINRLEDRIAQLEGELEREPEADPGLTVRRRDRLRGGDLEAVFERLSSFRTGPEGALTVGVADEVSDSVRTALDDVLGDRIALLEDATPCLCCVDDAGLLAVTLEPPLVPEQDAVWNDRFALEREWFLPTGRHAIALVRTDLFALGTYEDDDRVAYRGFESDVKGSHSKGGFSQARFERIRDGQIDDHLERCREALAEYEAGGDRADTPLYLVGQRGIVDALVEESDLEPSATAAVDATGDPKPALEQAVHSFWTTELRVL is encoded by the coding sequence ATGCTCGACGAGTTGCTCGGCCGCGCATCGCTCAAGGAGCGAATCGACGAACTCGAGGACGAAAACGAGCGGTTGCGGAAGCGCTACGAGGCCGAATCCGAACGGCGGGCCGACGCTGCGACCGCCAGACAGGACGCCGAGGAGCGAATCAACCGACTCGAGGATCGGATCGCCCAACTCGAGGGCGAACTCGAACGGGAACCCGAGGCGGACCCCGGGCTCACCGTCCGTCGCCGTGATCGACTCCGGGGCGGCGACCTCGAAGCGGTGTTCGAGCGACTATCCTCGTTTCGGACGGGTCCCGAAGGCGCACTGACCGTCGGGGTGGCCGACGAGGTCTCGGACTCGGTTCGGACTGCCCTCGACGACGTCCTGGGCGATCGGATCGCACTCCTCGAGGACGCGACACCGTGTCTGTGTTGCGTCGACGATGCGGGACTCCTCGCGGTGACCCTCGAACCCCCTCTCGTCCCCGAACAGGACGCGGTCTGGAACGACAGGTTCGCACTCGAGCGGGAGTGGTTCCTGCCGACCGGCCGACACGCGATCGCGCTCGTCCGGACGGATCTGTTCGCCCTCGGCACCTACGAGGACGACGACCGGGTCGCCTATCGCGGGTTCGAAAGCGACGTCAAGGGGAGCCACTCGAAAGGAGGATTCTCCCAGGCTCGATTCGAGCGGATTCGCGACGGACAGATCGACGACCACCTCGAGCGCTGTCGGGAGGCGCTCGCCGAGTACGAGGCCGGGGGCGACCGGGCCGACACGCCGCTGTATCTCGTCGGCCAGCGCGGCATCGTCGACGCGCTCGTCGAGGAATCCGATCTCGAGCCGAGCGCGACGGCCGCCGTCGACGCGACCGGCGATCCGAAACCGGCGCTCGAACAGGCCGTCCACTCGTTCTGGACGACCGAACTGCGGGTCCTGTAG
- a CDS encoding YqaA family protein gives MVAISVVLDGVIALLAGSTETIVESATGWPGMGIIFLYSFLIAFALPGPSEVVLLAPIDLGFPPWLALSSIMLVSAIGKAAGSVFAFHIGQEVKQSGPVTRWLRQSRWDVLGWSEKRSLQLARRYGYGGLAIALSVPFFPDTISIYAFAVLERDYPKFAVATFLGSLGRLVVTVGFVGGLVSVF, from the coding sequence ATGGTCGCGATATCCGTGGTCCTCGATGGGGTGATTGCCCTCCTCGCCGGAAGCACCGAGACGATCGTCGAGTCCGCGACCGGTTGGCCCGGGATGGGGATCATCTTCCTCTACTCGTTCCTGATCGCGTTCGCGCTCCCCGGCCCCAGCGAGGTCGTCCTCCTCGCACCGATCGACCTCGGGTTCCCGCCATGGCTGGCGCTCTCGAGCATCATGCTCGTCAGCGCGATCGGAAAGGCAGCTGGCAGCGTTTTCGCGTTTCATATCGGGCAGGAGGTCAAACAATCCGGGCCGGTAACTCGGTGGCTACGGCAGTCCAGATGGGACGTTTTGGGCTGGTCGGAAAAGCGTTCCCTCCAGCTCGCACGACGCTACGGCTACGGCGGACTCGCGATCGCCCTGTCCGTGCCGTTCTTTCCCGACACGATCTCGATATACGCGTTTGCCGTCCTCGAGCGGGATTACCCGAAGTTCGCCGTGGCCACGTTTCTCGGGAGCCTCGGACGGCTCGTCGTGACGGTCGGCTTCGTCGGTGGTCTCGTGAGCGTGTTTTGA
- a CDS encoding GtrA family protein, whose product MIRSFLRSLHDGPFARQLRRFVIVGAVAAGVQLVLLWAFVDSAGLHYLLGALLAIEITIVLSYVLNNAWTFQRSQNTGTVDYLVGLLKTNVVRGTAIPIQIAVLFSIVEWAHAPYLVANGIAIVLSGVYRYVLDARWTWGT is encoded by the coding sequence ATGATCCGATCGTTCCTTCGCAGCCTCCACGACGGGCCGTTTGCCCGCCAGCTACGCCGGTTCGTTATCGTCGGGGCCGTCGCCGCCGGCGTACAGTTGGTGTTGCTGTGGGCGTTCGTGGACAGTGCCGGACTGCATTACCTGCTCGGTGCGTTGCTGGCGATCGAGATTACGATCGTCCTCTCCTACGTTCTCAACAACGCGTGGACGTTCCAGCGGTCTCAAAACACCGGGACCGTCGACTATCTCGTCGGGTTGCTCAAGACGAACGTCGTCCGTGGGACGGCGATCCCGATCCAGATCGCTGTGCTCTTCAGCATCGTCGAGTGGGCACACGCGCCGTATCTGGTGGCCAACGGGATCGCCATCGTTCTCAGCGGCGTCTATCGGTACGTCCTCGATGCGCGATGGACGTGGGGGACGTGA
- a CDS encoding sulfatase, with protein sequence METDTSVSNVVLVTVDSLRADAIGPYDADRHTPVMDSLADRGTVFERAFATGNWTPFSFPSMLASRPVFGDSGRIGVEDSPTLAEAVSEAGVSTGGFNAANGFLTTHWGYDDGFDEFDSFVANVGSSVYSRYLATHPTVEAWLQLAASPIRRVGSWLRGETDDRPFLDTSRMFDVEHAACSFVETSESPFFLWVHYMDVHTPYVPAPRYIREVSSGRLGTHRMLLAHTRTGLGLDVSDRTLADLRTLYQASVRQVDASIGRLLETLSANGLDDETAVIVAGDHGEEFQEHGHLAHYPKLYDELIRVPLIVDVPGAEGRRVAGQVGLDALPPTVTDLLDVQPPDSWTGDTLVPSVLEGDSPADEPIVSVTVRDDSVTAQPIPRSLADGDLLVSVRDRDWTYIENVDTDETELYYRPDDPRQQTNLAPDPTPEQRDRLDSFAPIATEHATMIRAQDSEETADDGAVDEDLEARLSALGYR encoded by the coding sequence ATGGAAACTGACACTTCAGTCTCGAACGTCGTGCTCGTGACGGTCGACTCCCTGCGGGCGGACGCGATCGGTCCATACGATGCCGACCGCCATACGCCAGTGATGGACTCACTCGCCGACCGTGGAACCGTTTTCGAACGAGCGTTCGCGACCGGTAACTGGACGCCGTTCTCGTTTCCGTCGATGCTGGCTTCGCGCCCCGTATTTGGGGATAGTGGACGGATCGGCGTCGAGGATTCGCCGACGCTCGCGGAAGCGGTCTCCGAGGCGGGCGTTTCGACCGGTGGCTTCAACGCCGCAAACGGGTTCCTCACGACACACTGGGGATACGACGACGGGTTCGACGAGTTCGACTCCTTCGTCGCGAACGTCGGTTCCAGCGTCTACAGCCGGTATCTCGCGACCCACCCCACCGTCGAGGCGTGGCTCCAGTTGGCCGCGTCGCCGATCCGACGGGTCGGTTCGTGGCTCCGTGGGGAAACCGACGACCGTCCGTTTCTGGACACGTCACGGATGTTCGACGTCGAACACGCCGCGTGTTCGTTCGTCGAAACGTCGGAATCGCCGTTTTTCCTCTGGGTCCACTACATGGACGTCCACACGCCGTACGTCCCCGCGCCGCGGTACATCCGTGAGGTTTCCTCCGGTCGACTCGGGACACATCGAATGCTGCTCGCCCATACCCGGACCGGGCTGGGATTGGACGTCAGCGATCGAACGCTGGCGGATCTTCGAACCCTCTACCAGGCGTCGGTTCGGCAGGTCGACGCGAGCATCGGACGGCTACTCGAGACGCTCTCGGCGAACGGACTCGACGACGAGACGGCCGTTATCGTGGCTGGAGACCACGGCGAAGAGTTTCAGGAACACGGTCACCTCGCGCACTATCCGAAGCTATACGACGAACTGATTCGGGTCCCGCTGATCGTCGACGTGCCCGGTGCCGAGGGGAGACGGGTAGCGGGACAGGTCGGACTCGATGCGCTTCCACCGACGGTCACCGACTTGCTCGACGTCCAACCACCGGATTCTTGGACCGGCGATACGCTCGTCCCGAGCGTGCTCGAGGGTGATTCGCCGGCGGACGAGCCGATCGTCTCGGTCACCGTTCGTGACGACTCCGTGACGGCACAGCCGATTCCACGATCGCTCGCGGACGGCGACCTCCTCGTCAGCGTCCGGGACCGGGACTGGACGTACATCGAAAACGTCGACACGGACGAAACCGAACTGTATTACCGGCCCGACGATCCGCGCCAACAAACCAACCTCGCTCCCGATCCGACCCCCGAGCAACGCGACCGACTCGACTCGTTCGCACCGATCGCGACGGAGCACGCGACCATGATACGGGCACAGGACTCCGAGGAGACGGCCGACGATGGGGCGGTCGACGAGGACCTCGAGGCCCGGTTGTCGGCCCTCGGCTATCGATAA
- a CDS encoding DUF1611 domain-containing protein: MRVAILAHELFPDQAKTALGVLRYSDHEAVAVLDRANSGRRVAEFVPDVQDAPIVAEMADLEPTDVDALVIGIAPIGGGFDERWREDVRTALEAGCDVISGLHYFLADDEEFARLAAENDCELRDIRDPPADLTVADGVAGEVDAEVILTVGTDCSVGKMTTTMELARDARRAGHDAAVIPTGQTGIVIEGWGNPIDRVVSDFTAGAVEAMILEKGDDHDYLFVEGQGSIVHPAYSPVTLGILHGSMPDALVLCHEAGREEIHGYESFSLPSISTYVDLYERIATPVAESQVVAGALNTADLEDDEHARTAVDEYADALGTPASDVLRFGTDELLEVLC, from the coding sequence ATGCGCGTTGCCATCCTCGCTCACGAACTGTTTCCCGACCAGGCCAAGACCGCTCTCGGCGTGCTCCGGTACTCCGACCACGAAGCCGTCGCCGTTCTCGACCGCGCGAATAGCGGCCGACGGGTCGCCGAGTTCGTCCCCGACGTTCAGGACGCACCGATCGTCGCCGAGATGGCCGATCTCGAGCCGACCGACGTCGATGCGCTCGTGATCGGCATTGCTCCGATCGGCGGCGGCTTCGACGAACGGTGGCGCGAGGACGTTCGAACGGCCCTCGAGGCCGGCTGTGACGTGATCTCGGGACTGCATTACTTCCTCGCCGACGACGAGGAGTTCGCCCGACTGGCGGCGGAAAACGACTGCGAGCTCCGGGATATCCGGGATCCGCCGGCCGACCTCACGGTCGCGGACGGCGTCGCTGGCGAGGTCGACGCCGAGGTAATCCTCACCGTCGGCACGGACTGCTCGGTCGGCAAGATGACGACCACGATGGAGTTGGCTCGCGACGCCCGCCGGGCCGGCCACGACGCCGCCGTGATCCCGACCGGGCAGACGGGGATCGTGATCGAGGGCTGGGGCAACCCGATCGATCGGGTCGTCAGCGACTTCACGGCGGGTGCGGTCGAAGCAATGATTCTCGAGAAGGGTGACGATCACGACTACCTGTTCGTCGAGGGGCAAGGGAGTATCGTTCATCCGGCGTACTCACCGGTTACGCTGGGGATACTCCACGGGTCGATGCCCGACGCCCTCGTGCTCTGTCACGAGGCCGGCCGGGAGGAAATCCACGGCTACGAGTCGTTCTCGCTGCCGTCGATCTCGACGTACGTCGACCTTTACGAGCGCATCGCCACACCGGTCGCGGAGAGTCAGGTCGTCGCCGGCGCGCTCAACACCGCTGACCTCGAGGACGACGAGCACGCCCGCACGGCCGTCGACGAGTACGCCGACGCGCTGGGAACGCCCGCGAGCGACGTGCTCCGCTTTGGAACCGACGAGTTGCTCGAGGTGCTCTGCTGA